The proteins below come from a single Micromonospora citrea genomic window:
- a CDS encoding DMT family transporter yields MNWIHLGIAVVFEITVAFAASKARGFTHLWWTVATLVSGAIATFFLSLALLTFDVGVGYALWTSVAGVGIVVVGALFIGQRLSVRKLLGILVVIGGVVGLQLSGAA; encoded by the coding sequence ATGAACTGGATCCACCTGGGCATCGCCGTCGTCTTCGAGATCACGGTGGCCTTCGCGGCGAGCAAGGCGAGAGGCTTCACCCACCTGTGGTGGACCGTCGCGACCCTCGTCAGCGGCGCGATCGCGACCTTCTTCCTCAGCCTGGCGCTGCTGACCTTCGACGTCGGCGTCGGCTACGCGCTCTGGACCTCCGTGGCGGGGGTCGGGATCGTCGTCGTCGGCGCGCTGTTCATCGGGCAGCGCCTGAGCGTGCGGAAACTCCTCGGCATCCTCGTCGTCATCGGCGGCGTCGTCGGACTGCAGCTCAGTGGAGCGGCGTGA
- a CDS encoding dihydrofolate reductase family protein yields MTHRKIVAGLFISADGVVGAPEQWTFQHMDDQAATAIGGLIADADTMLLGRRTYEEFAGYWASQTGPMADAMNGIRKIVASTTLTAPDWANSEVLDGDLVRRLTELRQQPGRNINISGSIRVVRTLLEAGLIDDLHLMVFPVALGEGMRLFPEQGKRIDMTLEGATTFRTGVVHLHYRIGG; encoded by the coding sequence GTGACGCACCGCAAGATCGTGGCCGGGCTGTTCATCTCCGCCGACGGCGTGGTCGGCGCCCCCGAGCAGTGGACCTTCCAGCACATGGACGACCAGGCGGCGACGGCCATCGGCGGGCTGATCGCCGACGCCGACACGATGCTGTTGGGCCGGCGCACCTACGAGGAGTTCGCCGGCTACTGGGCCAGCCAGACCGGTCCGATGGCCGACGCCATGAACGGGATCCGCAAGATCGTGGCGTCCACCACCCTGACCGCGCCCGACTGGGCCAACAGCGAGGTCCTCGACGGCGACCTGGTGCGGCGGCTGACCGAACTCAGGCAGCAGCCGGGCCGCAACATCAACATCTCCGGCAGCATCCGGGTCGTCCGCACCCTGCTCGAGGCCGGGCTGATCGACGACCTGCACCTGATGGTGTTCCCCGTCGCGCTCGGCGAGGGGATGCGGCTGTTCCCCGAGCAGGGCAAGCGGATCGACATGACGCTCGAAGGCGCCACGACGTTCCGCACCGGCGTGGTCCACCTGCACTACCGGATCGGAGGCTGA
- a CDS encoding flavin reductase family protein: protein MHHVAEPRVLYFGTPVVLISSSNEDGSANLAPMSSAFWVGSSGMLGLDETSQTTLNLARTGECVLNLADAGLVGAVDRLALLTGTPTVPDHKLRKGYRHEADKFGAAGLTPVPSDKVAPPRVAECPVHLEAVVNRIHPFGEEGSGVVAIDVQVVRVHVEQDLLMAGSTRYIDPDRWDPLIMKFLEFYGGGRNLHPSRLAEGWGAPRRTPAAAS from the coding sequence ATGCATCACGTCGCCGAACCGCGAGTGCTCTACTTCGGCACCCCGGTCGTACTGATCAGCTCCTCCAACGAGGACGGTTCCGCAAACCTCGCGCCGATGTCGTCGGCGTTCTGGGTGGGGTCCTCGGGCATGCTCGGCCTGGACGAGACCTCCCAGACCACGCTCAACCTGGCCCGCACCGGCGAATGCGTGCTCAACCTGGCGGACGCGGGGCTCGTGGGCGCCGTCGACCGGCTCGCGCTGCTGACCGGCACGCCGACCGTCCCCGACCACAAGCTCCGCAAGGGGTACCGGCACGAGGCCGACAAGTTCGGCGCGGCGGGCCTGACACCCGTGCCGTCGGACAAGGTCGCGCCGCCCAGGGTCGCGGAGTGCCCGGTCCACCTCGAGGCGGTGGTGAACCGGATCCACCCGTTCGGCGAGGAGGGCTCCGGCGTCGTCGCGATCGACGTGCAGGTCGTGCGGGTGCACGTCGAGCAGGACCTGCTCATGGCAGGCTCGACCCGGTACATCGACCCGGACCGGTGGGATCCGCTGATCATGAAGTTCCTCGAGTTCTACGGCGGCGGACGCAATCTGCATCCGTCGCGGCTGGCGGAGGGTTGGGGCGCACCCCGTCGCACACCGGCCGCCGCCTCGTGA
- a CDS encoding DMT family transporter, with translation MTAAVARHHTKAGAWLVLLLAGAFEVGYALSVGGSEGFTRIGWSVSAVVFFLLTLFCLSLALRNIDVGIGYAVWAGIGAVGAAVLGPVFFDESLTPTRAFWLAVIIAGVVWLKLADGARPAAEQPAAL, from the coding sequence ATGACCGCGGCAGTTGCCCGACACCACACGAAGGCCGGCGCCTGGCTCGTGCTGCTCCTGGCCGGAGCGTTCGAAGTCGGCTACGCGCTCAGCGTCGGCGGCAGCGAAGGATTCACCCGCATCGGCTGGTCCGTCTCCGCCGTCGTCTTCTTCCTCCTGACGCTCTTCTGCCTCAGCCTCGCCCTGCGGAACATCGATGTCGGCATCGGCTACGCCGTCTGGGCGGGCATCGGCGCCGTCGGCGCGGCCGTCCTCGGCCCGGTGTTCTTCGACGAGTCCCTCACTCCCACCCGGGCGTTCTGGCTGGCTGTGATCATCGCGGGGGTCGTCTGGCTGAAGCTCGCGGACGGCGCGAGGCCCGCCGCGGAGCAGCCCGCGGCGCTCTGA
- a CDS encoding nucleoside deaminase: MSWTDAALASLMADAVQFGVRHVEGGGLPFVGVLVGEDGYVSTPGVNLVRESGDPTAHAEIVAMRAALRDRDGGDLAGTRLLATGEPCGLCYRFALDHGVGRVHVAVDADTVAAYGFDYRGSYPAFRIDRSALPVPVHRLPVARALEPFERFRLLATGRRAHPFSPLTKGTA, translated from the coding sequence ATGAGCTGGACCGACGCGGCGCTGGCGTCGCTCATGGCCGACGCGGTGCAGTTCGGCGTCCGCCACGTCGAGGGCGGCGGCCTGCCGTTCGTGGGCGTGCTCGTCGGCGAGGACGGCTACGTCTCGACGCCCGGGGTCAACCTCGTACGGGAATCGGGAGACCCGACCGCGCACGCCGAGATCGTCGCGATGCGGGCCGCGCTGCGCGACCGCGACGGCGGCGACCTGGCGGGCACCCGGCTGCTGGCGACGGGCGAGCCGTGCGGCCTGTGCTACCGCTTCGCCCTCGACCACGGGGTCGGGCGAGTCCACGTCGCCGTGGACGCCGACACCGTCGCGGCGTACGGATTCGACTATCGCGGAAGCTACCCCGCGTTCCGGATCGACCGTTCCGCCCTGCCCGTCCCCGTGCACCGCCTGCCTGTCGCACGGGCACTGGAGCCGTTCGAGCGCTTCCGCCTCCTCGCCACCGGACGGCGCGCGCACCCCTTCTCCCCGCTAACGAAAGGAACAGCATGA
- a CDS encoding DUF4287 domain-containing protein gives MSFQAYLDAIEDKTGKTPRALVDEAVQRGHHAADVKAGVIVDWLKNDYGLGRGHAMALVHVIRNGPKISAKHVGSAGSHRDATDTLWLDGKATRPT, from the coding sequence ATGTCCTTCCAGGCGTACCTCGACGCGATCGAGGACAAGACCGGCAAGACCCCGCGCGCCCTGGTCGACGAGGCCGTACAGCGCGGCCACCACGCCGCCGACGTCAAGGCCGGCGTCATCGTCGACTGGCTCAAGAACGACTACGGCCTCGGCCGCGGCCACGCGATGGCCCTGGTCCACGTCATCAGGAACGGGCCGAAGATCAGTGCCAAGCACGTCGGTTCCGCCGGTTCGCACCGGGACGCCACCGACACCCTCTGGCTCGACGGCAAGGCGACCCGGCCGACCTGA
- a CDS encoding class I SAM-dependent methyltransferase codes for MGKPTRWVTETGPEHSQWYIDRFRRLAAEGADLAGEARLLDALVPPGSRILDAGSGTGRVGAALAARGHTVVGVDADPALVDAARADHPGPRWLVADLAELDLAAAGEPEPFDAAVIAGNVLAFVAPGTEREVLRRVATHLRPDGVVAVGFGTDRGYPLTEFDADAVAAGLRLEHRFATWDLRRWHDDADFAVTVLRRPAG; via the coding sequence GCAGTGGTACATCGACCGGTTCCGCCGGCTGGCCGCCGAGGGGGCGGACCTGGCCGGCGAGGCCCGTCTGCTGGACGCCCTGGTCCCGCCGGGCTCCCGGATCCTCGACGCGGGCAGCGGCACCGGCCGGGTGGGCGCGGCGCTGGCCGCGCGCGGGCACACGGTCGTCGGCGTGGACGCCGACCCGGCGCTGGTCGACGCCGCCCGCGCCGACCACCCGGGCCCGCGGTGGCTGGTGGCCGACCTGGCGGAGCTGGACCTGGCGGCGGCCGGCGAACCGGAGCCCTTCGACGCCGCCGTGATCGCCGGCAACGTGCTGGCCTTCGTCGCGCCCGGCACCGAACGGGAGGTGCTCCGCCGGGTCGCCACCCACCTGCGCCCCGACGGCGTGGTGGCGGTGGGCTTCGGCACCGACCGCGGCTACCCGCTCACGGAGTTCGACGCCGACGCCGTCGCCGCCGGGCTGCGGCTGGAACACCGCTTCGCCACCTGGGACCTGCGCCGCTGGCACGACGACGCCGACTTCGCCGTCACCGTGCTGCGCCGCCCCGCCGGCTGA
- the eccB gene encoding type VII secretion protein EccB: protein MPSRQDQLHSYQFTVQRAVAALVMRETDPAQSPFRRLAGAALASVLVAAIGLGGFALYGLFAGGGKTWRDPGAVIVEKESGARFVYREQKLHPVLNYASALLIIGADRPKTVLVSRRAIDGVPRGLPLGIADAPDSLPARGRLSTAPWTVCSVASPGEDRSAPRSALLIGAAGTGGRALGEDALLLRDPDGGLHLVWHQRRHLLRDPNRVLAALAATRARAVPVAPALLNSLPAGADLAPLALPGEGEPSARVDRARIGDVYLVRNSGGGRQYAVALRDGLAGITELQAGLLLARTGQGEPEPITLGRFAALPKLPDLAPTGPTAPPTAPPRLAAPEGAALCVRVGDDGASEVTLGVRLPDLAAAPRTAPSSTGDGVRADHVVVEPGRGAVVESVAAPDASGGAISVVTDLGRRYVLASGEVLGMLGYRDVRPVRLPASLVSLVPAGATLDPAAARVVATPA from the coding sequence ATGCCGTCGCGGCAGGACCAGCTGCACTCGTACCAGTTCACCGTCCAGCGGGCGGTCGCCGCCCTGGTGATGCGGGAGACCGACCCGGCGCAGTCGCCGTTCCGGCGGTTGGCCGGCGCGGCCCTGGCCAGCGTCCTGGTCGCGGCCATCGGCCTGGGCGGCTTCGCGCTCTACGGCCTCTTCGCCGGCGGCGGCAAGACGTGGCGCGACCCGGGCGCGGTGATCGTGGAGAAGGAGTCCGGCGCGCGGTTCGTCTACCGGGAGCAGAAGCTGCACCCCGTGCTCAACTACGCCTCCGCTCTGCTGATCATCGGCGCGGACCGGCCGAAGACCGTGCTCGTCTCCCGCCGGGCCATCGACGGCGTGCCGCGTGGGCTGCCGCTGGGCATCGCCGACGCCCCCGACTCGCTACCCGCCCGGGGCCGGCTCTCCACGGCGCCGTGGACGGTCTGTTCGGTGGCCTCCCCCGGCGAGGACCGGTCGGCGCCGCGGTCGGCGCTGCTCATCGGCGCGGCCGGCACCGGCGGCCGGGCCCTCGGCGAGGACGCCCTGCTGCTGCGCGATCCCGACGGCGGGCTGCACCTGGTCTGGCACCAGCGGCGGCACCTCCTGCGCGATCCCAACCGGGTGCTCGCCGCCCTGGCGGCCACCCGGGCCCGGGCGGTTCCGGTGGCGCCCGCACTGCTCAACAGCCTGCCGGCCGGCGCCGACCTGGCCCCGCTGGCCCTGCCCGGCGAGGGGGAGCCGTCGGCCCGGGTGGACCGGGCGCGGATCGGCGACGTCTACCTGGTGCGCAACTCCGGCGGCGGCCGGCAGTACGCCGTCGCGCTGCGCGACGGCCTGGCCGGCATCACCGAGTTGCAGGCCGGCCTGCTGCTCGCCCGCACCGGCCAGGGCGAGCCGGAGCCGATCACCCTCGGGCGCTTCGCCGCGCTGCCCAAGCTGCCCGACCTCGCGCCGACCGGGCCGACCGCCCCGCCGACCGCGCCGCCCCGACTGGCCGCGCCCGAGGGGGCCGCGCTCTGCGTGCGGGTCGGCGACGACGGGGCGAGCGAGGTCACGCTCGGCGTACGCCTGCCCGACCTCGCCGCCGCGCCGCGCACCGCGCCCTCGTCGACCGGCGACGGGGTGCGGGCCGACCACGTCGTGGTGGAGCCGGGCCGGGGCGCCGTGGTCGAGTCGGTCGCGGCGCCCGACGCTTCCGGCGGCGCGATCTCCGTGGTCACCGACCTGGGCCGGCGGTACGTGCTCGCCAGCGGCGAGGTGCTCGGCATGCTGGGCTACCGCGACGTGCGGCCGGTGCGGCTGCCGGCCAGCCTGGTCAGCCTGGTGCCCGCCGGCGCGACCCTCGACCCCGCCGCCGCGCGCGTCGTCGCCACCCCCGCCTGA
- a CDS encoding DsbA family oxidoreductase has protein sequence MSTTTVELFVDYVCPYCFLVEDAVAELERERDVEVVVRPYELRPDPVPTLRPEDDYLPRVWRASVHPLARRLGVDVVLPSVSPQPRTAKAFMALQLATERGVAREYSSAMFRAFFQHDRDIGDDEVIVDVGAAVGLDRSEVQRSLASEARRSRQLADQRYAADSVGVRAVPSFRIGGRLHSGVLDANRLKRAVDEAAGRESPR, from the coding sequence GTGAGCACCACCACTGTGGAGCTGTTCGTGGACTACGTGTGCCCCTACTGCTTCCTCGTCGAGGACGCGGTGGCGGAACTGGAGCGCGAACGCGACGTCGAGGTCGTCGTCCGGCCGTACGAGCTGCGACCCGATCCGGTGCCGACGCTGAGGCCGGAGGACGACTACCTGCCACGGGTCTGGCGCGCCTCCGTCCACCCGCTGGCGCGGCGGCTCGGCGTGGACGTCGTCCTGCCCTCGGTTTCTCCGCAGCCACGCACCGCCAAGGCGTTCATGGCCCTGCAACTGGCGACGGAACGCGGCGTCGCGCGGGAGTACTCGTCGGCGATGTTCCGCGCGTTCTTCCAGCACGACCGCGACATCGGCGATGACGAGGTGATCGTCGACGTCGGCGCCGCGGTCGGTCTCGACCGGTCCGAGGTGCAACGCTCGCTGGCGAGCGAGGCACGACGCTCCCGCCAACTCGCCGACCAACGGTACGCGGCCGATTCGGTGGGCGTACGCGCCGTGCCCAGCTTCCGCATCGGTGGCCGCCTCCATTCCGGGGTGCTCGACGCGAACCGCCTGAAGAGGGCCGTGGACGAGGCGGCCGGTCGGGAGTCACCGCGATGA